CTTCACATAATAACTATGTGAAGTTTTAGCCCTTTCCCAGGACTTGTTTGCTATAAATATACCAGTCCTTTGAGCCTTTTAACCAGTGAAACACAGGTGTATGCCGGTAAATGGAAACGCTGCTCTCACTCAATAAGCTTGTTACTACAGTATTGGTGTATGGCCACCCTGGTATGCATGATGTTAATGTGATATATTTGGCTTGTTTTCAGACTGTTCCTCTTAGCTATTGGGTGAATCCTGCTGAGCGTCTGGTTACAAGGGCTCTTAACAAGTGGCGAGCACGAATGATGAAGGCAGACAATACAAGTGCAATTGTTGTTCTTATTGATCCTCTTGGGCCGAGCAAGCTCAGCATACTGAAGAAGAGGAGAGAGGAGGCCATGAAGGCTAAGTCAAGCATGGCGCAAAGTACTGCTGATGGCCACCAAGACACTTGTAGTCCAGAGAAGTCAATCAAGACAGAACATTCTGCAGTTTGTGAGGGGCCACCAAGTACACCCCACCAAAGTGCTCCTCCTCTACCCCCTACACCCAAAAGTGCCCCAGCTAAACTGAGTACCAGACTGCTAAATGTTGGAAGAGACAGTGACAAGGCAGCAGACAAACAGAAGAGTAACTCGTTATGTGAAAAAAGTGCTCAGAAATTGACTCTTCCACATTTGCAGTCTGATGTGTTAGATGATAGTGTTCAGTTACTCGCTTCTTTAAAGACTGCTTCCTCAGCATCTGTGCCACCTGACTCGGGTACATCGTCCAAACTACCATCTCTTACTTCTAATGGCTTTACCTCCATGAAGGAACCCAACATTTTACCTCTCTGTGAACCAGTTAACCAAAAACTTGGTCCTTGGCCATGTGCCAATTCCCCTGAAGTGCATCCAGTTGAGAGCTCTGAGACATGGACAACCAAGAGTCGTGTTGACAACGTACGGACTCGATCTATGTCTGGGAGCAACTTACCAGCCCCAGGAGTGCTGTGTCAGCAGAAATCCCAAGGTAATAATGACAAGAATAAAGCCTCTCTTGCTGGATGTGAGAGAGTTCTGAAGCCAGCCAGGCTGTCTGGAGCTGGGAAGGTGCTGCGACAAGAGGGGGAGAATCACTTGCTCAGGGAAGCTAAGGGCAAAAGTGGGAAGAGGAGACATCAGGACTTTGTTGTTTCCAAGTTGGAGGATGTGAACAAGAATAACTCAAATGATATGAGTCATTATTGTACGAAACAGAAAAACAAGCACTCCAAAGGAATAGTCAGAAAAACAAGAAGGACTTTGCGACAAGCTAAAGGTGCTGCCAAACGGGCTATGTGTCTTGAGAACAGTCTTTTCCTTGGGGGTAAATGCCTGAGAAACCAGAACAGTAGCAAACGAAAAAATGAAGATTCTCTCAATGGGCCTGTTGCAAAACGACTAAGGCGATCTGATTCAAAAACGTTCCCCTTATAGTCTATAGGAGAACACTTACCTTCACCTTATGTACATTTACTATTCATGGTGCTAAGGTATCACTACTTCATACTTCTTCATGAGACTGGGTGGGTGATTTTTATGATATAACCTCACAGTGATCAAACCGCATGTGGCAACACAAGGAACTGTAATTAGTTCCATTTACGTTTATTTTCAGTTCCACCAAGTAAGATAATATTGTAGAATTTCATATGTTCACCCTAAAATCTGAAATTGACACCAAAATGAATTGTTTCGTTGCAGACTGCTCAGTGTTCAAAACTACCCTGAAAGTGCATTAGATACAGAGctgggcccctttcacaaaactctcataagtCTAAGTTCTCGTCACTTTTCTCATGGTATTCCTACTTGCTGTGTTTCAGCATAGGAGGTACGAATtctacgagaaaagttatgaAATCTTAGGCTCATGAGAGCTTTCTGAAACGGGGGCCCAAACAATTATTTTATGTatggaaacaaatgaaataagCATGTGCTATATATTTTAAGTGCAGTGTGTCAGTATGCGGGACATTTGTGTAGCAATGTCACTGTCAATTAAGAAGATGGCCTTGAGGAGTGGTGATTACAGATGTTATGAAGGTACATGCACTGTTATTTATTCCACTTGGAAAGGAGAATCCCCAAAATACACAGCCATGAGTACTTTAAAATGTGCTGCTGTCTTTCCACAACCAGGAGTATCAAAAGTCCCAAGACAGCAAACGATGATGAATTTCTGTTTTTGTCTTGGAAGTTACCATG
The window above is part of the Haliotis asinina isolate JCU_RB_2024 chromosome 1, JCU_Hal_asi_v2, whole genome shotgun sequence genome. Proteins encoded here:
- the LOC137296270 gene encoding protein phosphatase 1D-like codes for the protein MTSNKIGVNLRVSGNSSQGGRRYMEDTHATRFIRQDGKDYEFAYFGIFDGHGGPEASRFARDNLLDEITKYDAFWSENDEDIMWAIRNGFLDTHQAMWREVDKWPKTWSGLPSTAGTTASIAIIKNCKLYIGHVGDSGIVLGLDKGPPNAVFMDAKCLTKEHKPDSPEEKSRIENCGGAVVAKSGVQRVVWSRPKVHHKGPIRRSTQIDKIPFLAVARSLGDLWSYDYFSEKFVVSPEPDVAVHKLDPQRHKCLVLASDGLWNMLKAEESVAIVSDLEMHFEDRVINDETVPLSYWVNPAERLVTRALNKWRARMMKADNTSAIVVLIDPLGPSKLSILKKRREEAMKAKSSMAQSTADGHQDTCSPEKSIKTEHSAVCEGPPSTPHQSAPPLPPTPKSAPAKLSTRLLNVGRDSDKAADKQKSNSLCEKSAQKLTLPHLQSDVLDDSVQLLASLKTASSASVPPDSGTSSKLPSLTSNGFTSMKEPNILPLCEPVNQKLGPWPCANSPEVHPVESSETWTTKSRVDNVRTRSMSGSNLPAPGVLCQQKSQGNNDKNKASLAGCERVLKPARLSGAGKVLRQEGENHLLREAKGKSGKRRHQDFVVSKLEDVNKNNSNDMSHYCTKQKNKHSKGIVRKTRRTLRQAKGAAKRAMCLENSLFLGGKCLRNQNSSKRKNEDSLNGPVAKRLRRSDSKTFPL